In one Ralstonia pickettii genomic region, the following are encoded:
- the madL gene encoding malonate transporter subunit MadL, translating into MIIYGTTLLALCHIAGLFLGDLLGQAIGVKANVGGVGIAMLLLIFARLYLHKRGLMPAATEAGVSFWGAMYIPVVVAMAATQNVVTALRGGPVALLGAIGAVIVCGACIAVINRTGKAENRQPLPPLPETEQARA; encoded by the coding sequence GTGATCATCTACGGTACAACCCTGCTAGCGCTATGCCACATAGCCGGCCTCTTCCTGGGCGATCTACTCGGCCAGGCCATCGGCGTGAAGGCGAACGTGGGCGGCGTGGGCATCGCCATGCTGCTGCTCATCTTCGCGCGGCTCTACCTGCACAAGCGCGGCTTGATGCCTGCCGCTACAGAGGCAGGCGTCTCGTTCTGGGGCGCGATGTACATCCCCGTGGTGGTGGCCATGGCAGCCACGCAGAACGTCGTCACGGCACTGCGCGGCGGTCCCGTTGCGTTGCTCGGTGCCATCGGCGCGGTGATCGTGTGCGGTGCCTGCATCGCGGTTATCAACCGCACAGGCAAAGCAGAAAACCGACAACCGCTGCCGCCACTGCCTGAAACCGAACAAGCCCGCGCCTAA
- the madM gene encoding malonate transporter subunit MadM: MLSMLEKVLQHNGLVAAFALVGIVMGLSMWVSKKLTFGRVHGSAIAIMIGLVLAYWGGMQTGGERGLADLKLFGGIGLMGGAMLRDFAIVATAFEVQVTEARKAGMIGAISLLLGTVLPFIVGACVAYAFGYTDPVSVTTIGAGAVTYIVGPVTGAALGATSDVMALSIATGLVKAILVMVGTPFAAKALGLNNPRAAMVFGGLAGTVSGVSAGLAATDRRLVPYGSLVATFHTGLGCLLGPSILFLATQALLR, encoded by the coding sequence ATGCTGTCAATGCTAGAGAAAGTTCTGCAGCACAACGGGCTGGTCGCGGCGTTCGCGCTGGTCGGCATCGTCATGGGTCTGTCGATGTGGGTGTCCAAGAAGCTGACGTTCGGGCGCGTGCACGGCTCGGCCATCGCCATCATGATCGGGCTGGTGCTCGCCTATTGGGGCGGCATGCAGACCGGCGGCGAGCGTGGCCTGGCCGACCTGAAACTGTTCGGCGGGATCGGTCTGATGGGCGGGGCCATGCTGCGCGACTTCGCGATCGTGGCCACGGCTTTCGAAGTGCAGGTGACCGAGGCGCGCAAGGCCGGCATGATCGGCGCCATCTCGCTGCTGCTGGGAACGGTGCTGCCGTTCATCGTCGGCGCCTGCGTTGCCTATGCCTTCGGTTACACCGATCCGGTGAGCGTCACCACCATCGGCGCGGGTGCCGTCACGTACATCGTCGGGCCGGTCACCGGAGCGGCGCTCGGCGCCACCTCCGATGTGATGGCGCTGTCGATTGCGACGGGCCTCGTCAAGGCGATCCTGGTGATGGTCGGCACGCCGTTCGCGGCCAAGGCGCTCGGTCTGAACAACCCGCGCGCGGCCATGGTGTTCGGCGGGTTGGCGGGTACGGTCAGCGGGGTGTCGGCAGGTCTGGCGGCTACCGACCGACGCCTGGTGCCGTACGGCTCGCTGGTGGCGACGTTCCATACAGGTCTCGGTTGCCTGCTCGGGCCATCGATCCTGTTCCTGGCCACACAAGCGCTGCTGCGATGA
- a CDS encoding malonate decarboxylase holo-ACP synthase: MTTTLLRAHDLLWVSETPVATDGAPLPDWAITACRQGAPVVVRRAPRGTDGSVPVGLRGGARHERCAATVAANRITRVVSPEALAAQATSIAHDAPFAALRTLRALAPGLNALGWAWGPTGGAGFALASGLPVLHADSDLDLVVRMPRAPSTAQRDQLVRLFSDTECRVDLQIDTGCGGFALRDWLASPHQTLLKTDHGPRLVADPWSDAA, from the coding sequence ATGACAACCACGCTGCTGCGTGCGCACGATCTGCTGTGGGTATCTGAGACACCCGTGGCGACGGATGGCGCGCCCTTGCCGGACTGGGCCATCACGGCGTGCCGGCAAGGGGCGCCTGTCGTGGTGCGACGCGCACCGCGCGGCACCGATGGTTCCGTGCCGGTCGGCCTGCGCGGCGGCGCGCGGCATGAACGCTGCGCAGCAACGGTAGCCGCCAACAGGATCACGCGTGTGGTCTCGCCCGAGGCGCTGGCGGCCCAAGCGACCTCCATCGCACACGACGCGCCATTCGCGGCGCTGCGCACCTTGCGCGCGCTGGCGCCCGGCCTCAATGCACTCGGCTGGGCGTGGGGGCCGACGGGCGGCGCCGGCTTTGCGCTCGCCAGCGGCTTGCCGGTGCTGCATGCGGACAGCGATCTCGATCTCGTCGTGCGCATGCCGCGTGCCCCGTCGACTGCGCAACGCGATCAGCTCGTCCGCCTGTTCAGCGATACCGAGTGCCGGGTCGATTTGCAGATCGACACCGGCTGCGGCGGCTTCGCGTTACGCGATTGGCTGGCGTCGCCGCATCAAACGTTGCTCAAGACCGACCACGGCCCCCGGCTCGTCGCAGACCCATGGAGCGACGCGGCATGA
- the mdcH gene encoding malonate decarboxylase subunit epsilon, protein MSILFMFPGQGSQRAGMLHALPGDPAVAQTLTEAGDVLGVDPLTLDTAEALRSTVAVQLCLLIAGVAVARTLARQDAGPDMVAGLSIGAWPAAVVASVLDFSDALRLVRLRGQLMEDAYPSGYGMAVTAGLTEPEVAAIVAQVNSAATPAYVANLNAERQIVVAGSDAALTQVMARAQAAGASTATRLCMAVPSHCPLLGAQAGELATAAAKVTAHAPQLTYVSSSRARALFRANLIVEDLAWNMARPVLWHDTLRHALERGARMAVEVPGGGTLARLAQGVFADGAVLDAGAGRDAVRVRIQRQRRGDGL, encoded by the coding sequence ATGAGCATCCTGTTCATGTTTCCCGGGCAGGGCAGCCAGCGCGCGGGCATGCTGCATGCGCTGCCTGGTGACCCGGCCGTTGCGCAGACGTTGACCGAAGCCGGCGACGTGCTCGGCGTCGATCCGCTCACGCTCGACACCGCAGAGGCGTTGCGGTCGACGGTGGCCGTACAGCTTTGTCTCTTGATTGCAGGCGTGGCCGTGGCTCGCACGCTGGCTCGGCAGGACGCAGGGCCGGACATGGTGGCGGGCCTGTCCATTGGCGCGTGGCCTGCGGCGGTCGTGGCGAGCGTGCTTGATTTCTCCGATGCACTGCGCTTGGTCCGCCTGCGGGGCCAACTGATGGAAGACGCGTATCCAAGCGGCTACGGCATGGCCGTCACGGCGGGGCTGACCGAACCCGAAGTCGCCGCCATCGTTGCGCAGGTCAACTCGGCGGCCACGCCAGCCTATGTCGCCAACCTGAACGCGGAACGGCAGATTGTCGTGGCGGGCAGCGATGCGGCGCTCACGCAAGTCATGGCGCGCGCGCAAGCGGCGGGCGCATCCACGGCAACGCGGCTGTGCATGGCAGTGCCGTCGCACTGCCCGCTGCTTGGCGCACAGGCCGGCGAGTTGGCGACCGCTGCCGCAAAGGTCACGGCCCACGCGCCGCAACTCACCTACGTCAGCAGCAGTCGCGCGCGGGCGCTATTCCGCGCGAACCTCATCGTTGAAGACCTGGCGTGGAACATGGCGCGACCGGTGTTGTGGCATGACACGCTGCGGCATGCGCTGGAACGCGGCGCACGCATGGCGGTGGAGGTGCCGGGCGGCGGCACGCTGGCGCGTCTGGCGCAAGGTGTGTTTGCGGACGGTGCGGTGCTGGATGCAGGCGCCGGGCGGGATGCGGTGCGGGTGCGGATACAGCGACAGCGCCGCGGGGACGGCCTTTGA
- a CDS encoding peptide chain release factor 3: MSTLQQEIRRRRTFAIIAHPDAGKTTLTEKLLWFGGAIQMAGAVRARKANRHATSDWMEMEKQRGISVTSSVMQFPYRNEGGDYIVNLLDTPGHEDFSEDTYRTLTAVDSAVMVIDSVNGVEAQTIKLLNVCRLRSTPILTFINKLDREGRAPIELLDEIESVLQIQCAPMTWPIGMGKSFKGVYHLVNDTVQLFDPNADSEKGATAGLIQGLDNPELDRVLGSQAEELRIDIELVRGASHTFDKEAFLAGKQCPVYFGSAVNNFGVQSLLDALVDQSPEPLARPTETREVKPMEEKFTGFVFKIQANMDPKHRDRIAFVRVCSGRFERGMKLLQVSTGKTVAINNAITFMAQDRNTTEEAFAGDIIGVPNHGTIRLGDAFTEGEALKFTGIPSFAPEFFRRARLNNPLRLKQLQKGLQQLAEEGATQMFRPLASNDLVLGAVGILQFDVVAHRLEHEYGVDAIFEPHECSTARWLRGKQEDIDKLIDKAGHNVALDGAGDYVYLAPSQVNLRLTQERFPDIQFMETREIV, translated from the coding sequence GTGAGTACGCTGCAGCAGGAGATCCGGCGCCGCCGGACGTTCGCCATCATTGCCCACCCGGACGCGGGTAAAACCACCCTGACCGAGAAGCTGCTGTGGTTCGGCGGCGCCATCCAGATGGCCGGCGCCGTGCGCGCACGTAAAGCCAACCGCCACGCCACCTCCGACTGGATGGAGATGGAAAAGCAGCGCGGCATCTCCGTCACGTCCTCGGTGATGCAATTCCCGTACCGGAACGAAGGCGGCGACTACATCGTCAACCTGCTCGACACCCCGGGCCACGAAGACTTCTCGGAAGACACGTACCGCACGCTCACGGCCGTCGACTCCGCGGTGATGGTGATCGACTCCGTCAACGGCGTGGAAGCGCAGACCATCAAGCTGCTCAACGTCTGCCGGCTGCGCAGCACGCCCATCCTCACGTTCATCAACAAGCTCGACCGCGAAGGCCGTGCGCCCATCGAGCTGCTCGATGAAATCGAAAGCGTGCTGCAGATCCAGTGCGCGCCGATGACGTGGCCCATCGGCATGGGCAAGTCGTTCAAGGGCGTATATCACCTGGTGAACGACACGGTGCAGCTGTTCGACCCGAACGCCGACAGCGAGAAGGGCGCCACTGCCGGGTTGATCCAGGGTCTGGATAACCCGGAGCTGGATCGCGTGCTGGGCTCGCAAGCGGAAGAACTGCGCATCGACATCGAACTCGTGCGCGGCGCATCGCACACGTTCGACAAAGAGGCGTTCCTGGCCGGCAAGCAATGCCCGGTGTATTTCGGTTCGGCAGTGAACAACTTCGGCGTGCAGTCGCTGCTCGATGCACTGGTCGACCAGTCGCCCGAGCCGCTGGCGCGACCCACCGAAACCCGCGAAGTCAAGCCGATGGAAGAGAAGTTCACCGGCTTCGTCTTCAAGATCCAGGCCAACATGGACCCGAAGCACCGTGACCGCATCGCGTTTGTGCGCGTGTGCTCGGGCCGCTTCGAGCGCGGCATGAAGCTGCTGCAGGTGTCGACCGGCAAGACGGTCGCCATCAACAACGCCATCACGTTCATGGCGCAGGACCGCAACACCACGGAAGAGGCCTTCGCCGGCGACATCATCGGCGTGCCCAACCACGGCACGATCCGCTTGGGTGATGCCTTCACGGAAGGCGAGGCGCTCAAGTTCACGGGCATCCCGTCGTTTGCGCCGGAGTTCTTCCGTCGCGCGCGCCTGAACAATCCGCTGCGTCTGAAGCAGTTGCAGAAGGGTTTGCAGCAACTGGCCGAAGAAGGCGCCACGCAGATGTTCCGTCCGCTGGCGTCGAACGACCTGGTATTGGGCGCCGTCGGTATCCTGCAGTTCGACGTGGTGGCGCACCGCCTGGAGCACGAGTACGGCGTCGATGCCATCTTCGAACCGCACGAGTGCTCCACGGCTCGCTGGCTGCGCGGCAAGCAGGAAGATATCGACAAGCTGATCGACAAGGCCGGCCACAACGTGGCCCTGGATGGTGCGGGCGACTACGTGTACCTGGCACCGAGCCAGGTGAACCTGCGCCTGACGCAGGAGCGCTTTCCGGACATCCAGTTCATGGAAACACGGGAAATCGTCTAA
- a CDS encoding YihY/virulence factor BrkB family protein: protein MRLAACFDRALLKRSAQVLIGAVQQWSAHRAASKGAALSFYTLFSMAPVLVLVISIAGLFFGEQAARGEIFGQIEGLVGAQGASAVEAVLAATRRSGSGLFAAVTAVVLLLAGATTAFSELKDSLDELWEVPSRQQPGMWGLLRSRLLSFSLILVLAFLLLVSLTVNAALAVVERFWGALWSGSTSSIALAAAQVLSSAFSFAVVALLFGTIFKMLPETRVAWRDVALGAVVTALLFTLGKHLIGLYLGNSAVASSYGAAGSVVALMLWIYYSAQIFFFGALVTRQYALQFGSRQYEAAGRARAASQAALLNPTLAANLSNGTTTTGGSASAPRDGR from the coding sequence ATGCGCCTGGCTGCCTGCTTCGACCGCGCCCTGCTCAAGCGATCTGCCCAGGTGCTGATCGGGGCAGTGCAGCAATGGTCTGCGCATCGCGCCGCGAGCAAGGGCGCTGCGTTGTCGTTCTACACGCTGTTCTCGATGGCACCGGTGCTGGTGCTTGTCATCTCGATCGCGGGCTTGTTCTTCGGTGAACAGGCCGCCCGGGGTGAAATCTTCGGGCAGATCGAAGGATTGGTAGGCGCGCAGGGCGCGTCTGCAGTGGAAGCCGTGCTTGCCGCGACCCGGCGCTCCGGCAGTGGCCTATTCGCGGCAGTCACAGCGGTCGTGCTGTTGCTGGCGGGCGCCACGACCGCGTTCTCCGAACTCAAAGACAGCCTCGACGAGCTTTGGGAAGTGCCCTCGCGCCAGCAGCCCGGCATGTGGGGCTTGCTGCGTTCACGCCTTCTGTCATTCAGCTTGATCCTGGTGTTGGCGTTTCTGCTGCTGGTGTCGCTCACCGTCAACGCGGCGTTGGCGGTGGTGGAGCGTTTCTGGGGCGCGCTGTGGTCCGGCTCGACGTCAAGCATTGCGCTGGCTGCGGCCCAGGTGCTGTCGTCGGCGTTTTCATTTGCGGTCGTGGCACTGTTGTTCGGCACCATCTTCAAAATGCTGCCGGAAACGCGCGTGGCGTGGCGCGACGTCGCCCTGGGCGCGGTGGTGACGGCGCTGCTCTTCACACTTGGCAAGCACCTCATCGGCCTGTATCTCGGCAACAGCGCCGTCGCATCGTCGTACGGAGCGGCGGGCTCGGTGGTGGCGCTGATGCTGTGGATTTACTACTCGGCGCAGATCTTCTTCTTTGGCGCGCTCGTCACGCGGCAATATGCGCTGCAGTTCGGCAGCCGGCAGTACGAAGCCGCTGGCCGGGCCCGCGCCGCCTCGCAGGCGGCGTTGCTCAACCCGACGCTGGCGGCCAACCTGTCTAATGGAACAACAACCACAGGCGGCAGCGCCAGCGCCCCACGCGACGGGCGCTGA
- a CDS encoding DUF1328 domain-containing protein: MLRYAVIFFIIALIAAVLGFGGIAAGAASIAKILFMIFVVLFVVSLIWGLVAGRG, encoded by the coding sequence ATGCTGCGTTATGCAGTCATCTTTTTCATCATCGCCCTGATTGCGGCCGTGCTCGGGTTTGGCGGCATCGCTGCCGGCGCAGCGAGCATCGCCAAGATTCTGTTCATGATTTTCGTGGTGCTGTTTGTGGTCAGCCTCATCTGGGGCCTGGTCGCGGGCAGAGGATGA
- a CDS encoding sigma-54-dependent transcriptional regulator, producing MPHILIVEDDANARAALGELVGAEGFTTALAGSLRDARIQMSRHSPDAVLIDLVLPDGNGMDLMEDIPSHSGTEIIVMTGHASVETAVEALRMGAADYLVKPVNFQRLKSVLARIPRPGDLKAEIGNLRGELRRLGLFGQMLGNSTAMQTLYDQVSRVAPTEATVLLIGESGTGKELAAQTIHDLSLRRKQPFLPVNCGAISPNLIESEMFGHERGSFTGADRQHKGYFERANGGTLFLDEITEMPIELQVKLLRVLETGVFMRVGTNREIDSDVRVIAATNRDPEEAVADGKLRADLYHRLNVFPLQLPPLRERGKDVELLAQHFLDQLNAQSNTKKAFLPPAMETLRGYHWPGNVRELRNYVQRAYILSDEAGIDTANVPLQVSSTQTSSGSTLTIPVGTSLASADKKIILATLEQCGGVKKRAAELLGISLKTLYNRLEEYGSSSAEDVGEGNNTSNSAGSGRAHATEA from the coding sequence ATGCCACATATCCTGATTGTCGAAGACGATGCCAACGCACGCGCTGCTCTGGGCGAGCTGGTGGGTGCCGAGGGCTTCACCACCGCGCTGGCCGGGTCGCTGCGCGATGCGCGCATTCAGATGTCGCGTCACAGCCCCGATGCCGTGTTGATCGATCTTGTCCTGCCTGACGGCAACGGCATGGACCTGATGGAAGACATCCCGTCGCACTCGGGTACCGAGATCATCGTCATGACGGGGCATGCCAGCGTGGAAACCGCCGTCGAGGCGCTGCGCATGGGGGCGGCCGACTACCTCGTCAAGCCGGTCAACTTCCAACGGTTGAAATCCGTACTGGCGCGCATTCCGCGCCCCGGCGATCTCAAAGCGGAAATCGGCAACCTGCGCGGCGAGCTGCGGCGCCTGGGCCTGTTCGGCCAGATGCTCGGCAACTCGACGGCGATGCAGACGCTGTATGACCAGGTCAGCCGCGTCGCGCCCACCGAGGCGACTGTGCTGCTGATCGGCGAGTCGGGTACCGGGAAGGAGTTGGCCGCCCAGACCATTCACGACCTCAGCCTGCGCCGCAAGCAACCGTTCCTGCCGGTCAACTGCGGCGCCATCTCGCCCAACCTGATCGAGTCGGAAATGTTTGGCCACGAGCGTGGCAGCTTCACCGGCGCGGACCGCCAGCACAAGGGCTACTTCGAACGCGCCAACGGCGGCACGCTGTTCCTCGATGAAATTACCGAGATGCCGATCGAACTGCAGGTCAAACTGCTGCGCGTGCTGGAAACCGGCGTGTTCATGCGCGTGGGCACCAACCGCGAGATCGATTCCGATGTGCGCGTGATTGCCGCCACCAACCGCGACCCCGAAGAAGCCGTGGCAGACGGCAAGCTGCGCGCCGACCTGTATCACCGCCTGAACGTGTTTCCGCTGCAACTGCCGCCGCTGCGCGAGCGCGGCAAGGATGTCGAACTGCTGGCCCAGCATTTCCTCGACCAGCTCAACGCGCAGAGCAATACCAAGAAGGCATTCCTGCCGCCGGCCATGGAGACGCTGCGCGGCTATCACTGGCCGGGCAATGTGCGCGAACTGCGCAATTACGTGCAACGCGCGTACATCCTGTCGGACGAAGCCGGCATCGATACCGCGAACGTGCCGCTGCAGGTGTCGAGCACGCAGACCTCGTCCGGTTCCACGCTGACGATTCCGGTTGGCACATCGCTGGCAAGCGCCGACAAGAAGATCATTCTTGCCACGCTGGAGCAGTGCGGGGGTGTGAAAAAGCGGGCGGCTGAGCTGCTTGGTATCAGCCTGAAGACGCTTTACAACCGGCTGGAGGAATACGGCAGCAGCTCTGCCGAGGACGTTGGCGAGGGCAATAACACCAGCAACAGTGCGGGCTCCGGCCGCGCGCATGCCACCGAGGCATAA
- a CDS encoding sigma-54 interaction domain-containing protein, whose product MSLSEAFADERAVTAGRLSYPPALADFDDAERAPADVETPSVQPVADPDFGHLYGRSPVMRALYDQIGKVSGTLATVLIMGESGTGKELIARTVHDMSPRADQAFIAVNCGAISPNLIESELFGHEKGSFTGASQRHIGYFEHACGGTIFLDEITEMPVEMQVKLLRVLETGVFMRVGGTEPIQTRARIIAATNRNLLEAVSDGAFREDLMYRLAVVPLHVPPLRDRGDDIEELALHFLAQFNAAHQTDKVFSRQALATLRTQTWPGNVRELRNAVHRGYILGEKTVELATPLAQTRGPARPTVKEGVLSLSVGVTLADAQRAMIMATLEHFHGDKRQAAKTLGVSLKTLYNRLDLYQSTAAAAMAA is encoded by the coding sequence ATGTCCTTGAGCGAAGCCTTCGCCGACGAACGTGCAGTGACCGCCGGGCGCCTGAGCTATCCCCCCGCCCTGGCCGACTTTGACGACGCCGAGCGTGCACCGGCCGATGTCGAAACGCCTTCTGTCCAACCTGTTGCGGATCCGGATTTCGGCCACCTCTACGGCCGCTCGCCGGTGATGCGCGCGCTGTACGATCAGATCGGCAAGGTGTCCGGCACGCTTGCCACCGTGCTCATCATGGGCGAATCGGGTACCGGCAAGGAGTTGATCGCGCGCACGGTGCATGACATGAGCCCGCGCGCAGACCAGGCCTTCATCGCCGTGAACTGCGGCGCCATCTCGCCCAACCTGATCGAGTCGGAATTGTTCGGCCACGAGAAGGGCAGTTTTACGGGCGCTTCCCAGCGTCATATCGGGTATTTCGAACATGCCTGCGGCGGCACGATCTTCCTCGATGAAATCACCGAGATGCCGGTCGAGATGCAGGTGAAGCTGCTACGCGTGCTGGAAACCGGCGTATTCATGCGGGTGGGTGGCACCGAGCCGATCCAGACACGCGCACGCATCATCGCTGCCACCAACCGCAACCTGCTTGAAGCGGTCAGCGATGGGGCCTTCCGTGAAGATCTGATGTACCGCCTGGCGGTGGTGCCGCTGCATGTGCCGCCGCTGCGCGACCGCGGCGACGACATCGAAGAGTTGGCCTTGCATTTTCTCGCCCAGTTCAATGCCGCGCACCAGACCGACAAGGTGTTCTCGCGTCAGGCCCTGGCGACGCTGCGCACCCAAACCTGGCCGGGCAATGTGCGGGAGTTGCGCAATGCTGTGCACCGCGGCTATATCCTCGGCGAGAAAACCGTCGAGCTGGCCACGCCGCTCGCACAGACGCGCGGCCCGGCGCGTCCGACGGTGAAGGAAGGTGTGCTGAGCCTGTCGGTGGGGGTGACACTGGCAGATGCGCAACGGGCGATGATCATGGCCACGCTGGAGCATTTTCACGGTGATAAGCGCCAGGCTGCCAAGACGCTCGGCGTCAGCCTGAAGACGCTGTACAACCGCCTCGACCTCTACCAAAGCACCGCGGCCGCCGCCATGGCGGCCTGA